CAGCAGACTATGGGGGAACCCTACACGTGGACACTGGCTGTCTGGTGGCCTTTGAAGATAGCGTTGATTATGACATAGAATTCATTGGTGGTCTGGATAAGAAAGGATTGAAAAACATTGTCTTTGGTGGAGAAGGAATATTCTTCGCCAAACTGACTGGAAATGGAAAAGTATGGATCCAGTCCATGAATGTGTACTCCCTTTCTAAGACCCTCTTCAAGTACTCTGGTCAGAGATCTGCAGAGGACCGCACTGACCTGGGTGGATTGTTGAGTAATATTTAAGGGATAAAACTTTCCCTATTTCTTCTTTTAAAAAAAACTATGGATCAGTGCCGCCTTTTTTATCAATTACCGTGTTTATTAACTAATTAACCAGTGATTTTTTAACACTTTCCAGATCATTTTTAATCCGGGTTAAAGTATGTTTAGTTCCGGACATGCGGCCGAACATAACTCCTGCGGTGATGCTGACGATAATACCCATGTAAGTGGTTCCATCTGTCCAGTAACCTACTACAATGGTTCTGGTGATAATGAAGATAATGTACAAAATGAATATGATGGCACCAATCCAGTCCATGTTACTTACCACCTGGTTGGTTTCCTCATCCCAACTTAAGTGGTACATACGGCTTACTATGATCCCCACACCTACACCTAGGATGATACTGGTAACTGCGTATATTATGTTAAAACCGTTAATAACCACTTCGTAAACGGTAGCAGCAAATAGTACAATGGATATGATGGTTAATATTCTAAGCCGGGTGAATACGCGTTTGTCCAGAAATTCTCTTGAATTTGTTTTCTTGGGAGTCATAGAACAAGCCTGTCAGTGTCATTTATAATGTTTAATCTGTTTTTACTGATATTTATTATAATATATATTATTGTGGTGTAGACATGAGTTCATTTTCACTCCTGAAACATCCTTTATCAAGTGTAAAATAAAATTTCTACGAAAAATTTGAAAGATTTATGAATAATTCACTTTAAATATACATTATCATGATGTTGATATTTCAAAAAGAGAATGTAATGTCCTGATTCGTTGATTTCATAAATCAAAACATATGAACCAATATGGGCCCGACGACTTCCAGACAGATCTCCCCTTAATGGTTTATAATGGTAAGGATTTTCTATGATTTGACCTATCTTTTTTTCAACATTCAAATAGTGTTGTCTATCCTTTTTCTCCAGTTTTTTAAGAAGACGCTTAATATCTAGAGAAAGATAAATATCATAAGACATGTTTATTCTGAAATATCTTTATGCATGTCTTTTAAAGATTTATAAACAACATATTTTCCTGATTTAACTTCATTGCGAACTTTTTCAAGTTCTTCTTTAAATTCAGGTGAAATTTCTTTTTCCTGGATTTTGTTATTTTCTTTTGGTGATTTTAAAGCAGGATATGAATGTGCCATTTTCTATCTCCATTAGTTTTTATGTGGGTCAAAGAATATAATTGTTAATAATATTAAGTCAGATAATAGTATTAATAGTTATCTGTAAAATTAAATCATTCTTTTTTTTCTGAATAAAAAAGAATTAATGGAAAATTGGCTTTTTTTGGAGCTTTTGGCAGGGTGAAAGGCTTCATCCTTTAATTCCGAAGAGGAATCTAACTCCTTTGATCCTTCTAACCACTTCAATGGTGGCGATGGTGAACACGAAACTCAGGCCCATGATTAGGACTACCTGTATAGCCATGAGGTTGGGTATCCAGTTTATGATGTAGTAGGCAAACAGGTTGATCCAGACTATGTGGAAGATGTATATAGGGAAGGATACTGCAGATAGATACAGTGTTTTGGGGTTTTTGAATTCCATGTAATGTTTACCCATTCCCATCACCCCTAAAACTCCCAGCCACATGATGGCGTTTTCAAATAGTTTTAATAAAAACATGACTATGAGTGAGCTGATTGTCAGGGTGGAGGTTGTGGCAGTGGTTGTTGTAGAGCCTATGCCCGGCACAACCATCAACAGATAGATGATGGTTATAACCAGGAAGCTGGTGAATAGTGGCCATCTTCTATCCTCCAGTTTTTTCTGGATCCTGTCATCAGATAACAGGAAGTATCCGAAGAGGAAGAGTAATAAGAATTGTATGATGCTTTTTTCAGGATACAGGTTGAGGAAGAAACTTCCCAGTGCCAGGGGGATGATGAGTAACAACAATTTAGGCAAGGTCACCTTTTCTATGGGGATCTTCCATGTTCCGTTTTTGTATTTCATTATGATGGGCAGTGCCAGCAGCGAGATGATAAATAAGTATAACAGGAACCATAATGGTCCTAAAAGTAGTCCTACTTCCAGGTAATATGGCCAGTTACCAAAAAAACTCAGCCAGAAAGTCAGGAAGCTTCCAGTGTACCCATTGAATAGGTAGCCAAAATAGACACTTACTGGTATAACCAGGATAACTCCAGCCACTGTGGGGAGGAGTAGTTTGGATATTCTTTCTTCCAGGTATTGCTTTGCATCCCTCCGTTTCAGGGAATAAAAGGTGGCTATTCCAGCAATTGCAAAGAGCAGTTGCATGAACCAGGGTGCAAAAGTTAGAATGAATGTATTGGCTATTACTGAGTTGGCAGCATGGAAGTAATATGATCCAACGCTACTGTAGATGAGTAACACATGATAGGGGAATAATATTAAAATTATAAGCCAGCGTAGATTATCAAGATAATATTTTCTCATTTTACGTCTCCTCTAATTAAAGAAATGATTGATATCATAGATAAATATAGAACAATATTTTACTCTAGATTGGGAGTTGTTACGCCTCCTTAAGTAGAGTAATGTGTTATTTATGGAATATCTTCTAAAGTTTAATATATTTATTGTTAAATGAGAAACAAGTTCTTGACCACTATTTAATAAGCTCCATTGTAATATTTTTCTTAGCACTATAATAGAATAGGAGAATAAAATGAGAAAAAAAGTTTCTAACTGGTGAAAACAGGCACGGAAAGATTTTGAAAGTATTGCTGCTTTTTTATCTCAACAAGCTGCTGAAAAAGCATTGAAAGCTCTTTTTATATGTAAATTAAAGGATTTCATCGGAAACCCCCATTCATTACTTCGCCTGGGTAAAGATGTGGATATTCCCTCAGATTATCATCATGGATTTTAGAAAGCTTAATCCTAGAAAGCTTAATCCAGATTTCATATTAACCCGGTATCCTGATGTTTGCCTATGGAGTTGCCTATGAATTTCATGATAAGAAAATCGTCCAGGAAAAGGTTTTAATAGCAGAGAAGGTGATTAAATGGGTGGAGAAGGAATTTAAGATATAAAAGATTTTCTGGATAAAATTAGATCAGAGTTTAATCTTTAATTTAAGTTTATCAAAGATAGGGGCGAATTCGGGATTGATAACAATACGTGATTTTAGGTAATATCCTGGTTTAACTATCTGTTCTTGATAATCATTAAATTTGATGTTGATTAATTTAATTACTAGTGAAATATTGATGATTACCATCTGTTGATGATTACATCTGAAAATTAGGAGATGAGAATATGACATACGTAGACGATGTATTAAAAGAGCTTGAAAGAAAAAATCCTTACGAACCAGAGTTCATACAGACTGCAACTGAGATTTTAAGATGTCTTAATGTCGTGTTTGAAAGGCATCCTGAATTTCAGGAAGCAAAGATATTAGAAAGATTTTTAGAACCTGAAAGAGTGGTGATGTTTAGAGTACCATGGGTTGATGATAATGGGGAAGTACAGGTGAATCGAGGTTTTCGTGTTCAGTTCAACAGTGCACTTGGCCCCTATAAGGGAGGGCTTCGTTTTCATGAGACAGTTAATTTATCTATTCTTAAATTCTTAGGATTGGAACAGATTTTAAAAAATAGTCTTACAGGCATGTCAATTGGCGGTGCCAAGGGTGGAAGTGATTTCAATCCAAAAGGCAGATCCGATGCTGAGGTTATGAGATTCTGCCAGAGTTTCATGAATGAACTTAGAAATTATATAGGACCTGACGTTGATGTCCCTGCTGGGGATATTGGTGTTGGTTTAAGAGAAGTAGGGTATATGTTTGGGCAGTATAATAGAATTGCAAACAGGCATAATTGTGTATTAACCGGAAGTGGAATAGAATATGGTGGATCTCTTGTAAGAAAAGAAGCCACAGGTTATGGTCTTATTTATATATTGGAAGAAGCTTTAAGAGCAAAGGGAGAAGTTTTGGAAGGTAAAAAGATAATAGTTTCTGGTTCGGGAAATGTGGCCATATATGCAGCTGAAAAGGCCATACAAGAAGGAGCAACAGTAATTGGTATGTCTGACTCAAAAGGTTACATTTATGACGAAAATGGAATTTCCATTCCATTTGTAAAACATATCAAAGAAGAAGAAAGAAAATGTATCTATGAATACTTAAATCATTTTCCTGATACCATTTATAAAGAAGGTAGTTATGGTCTTTGGAATATAAAATGTGATATAGCTCTTCCCTGTGCTACTCAAAATGAGTTAGATGAAGATTCAGCAAGAAAAATTATAGATAATGGAGTTAAATATGTTGCAGAAGGAGCAAATAAACCATCAACCCCCGAAGCTACTAAACTATTCTTAAAATCTGGATTAATGTTCTTACCAGGAAAAGCAGCTAATGCTGGAGGAGTTACAACCAGTGTACTGGAAATGGCACAAAGAAGCTCAAATATGCACTGGTCATTTGATGAAGTTGATTCCCGATTAAAAAGAAACATGGTTAACATATATAGAAATATTGATAAAATGGCTAAAGAATATGGATTTGAAGGCAACTATGTAGTTGGAGCTAATATTGCTGGATTTATTAGAGTTGCAAAGGCAATGCTAGCCCAGGGAATTGTCTAATAACTATATATATTCAGTTAAGTAAGATACTTAAAAAATTCACATATGGAGTTTGCAGCCATTTCACTGGTTTATCAACGTGTAAATCTAAGTTCAACACAGCATGGTTCTAATTCCAGGGCTATTTCTTTTATTAAATCAACATTTTTCATCTTTTTTTGGTTTAGAATATATTTAGGGATATAGGCATGATCTAAGTAAGGATCAAATTTAATTTTGATCCAAGTCAAGATCAATTAATGGTTTTTTAAGATTTTTAAAAAAAATGGATGAATATTAAGAATTCATTACCTTAATTAAATATGAATAACTCATAATTGTGCTGATAGAACCGCCTAGATTTTTTAATCATTAATTGCAATTAATCTTTCTCTAATAAAAGTTAGAACTGTTTTAATAGCGTTTTTTGGTTCTTTTTCTATTCTACTTTCGGTAACAGTTTCATCATTTCCTGCATGGAAGTGATGAGGAAACGTTTCAAGATGTTTATGGTCAGGTGCATTATCCCAACGGTTAATTAAACCTCTTTTGCTACGTTGCTCCCAATGGTAAGAATAGTCCCCTTCCTTAGAAAGCCAAATATCTAGAAATGTCCCATCTTTGATGTATAATCTTAATTTGTTTGGATTAGAAGTTTTACCTCCTAAAAGTCGATTAAAAACAACAATATCTCCAAATTCATTTTCAGCAATTTCTACAAGAGAAAGGTAGATCTGGAGCAATTAATCACCGGATTTCATTTAATTTATCTTCAAGTTCTTCCCGGTATTTTTCCTTATTTTTCCAGGTGATATAATCCTCCCAGGCAGGATGACTGGCAATTGCTTTAGATTCTATTAGCTTGTAAAGGTCTTCCTTGCTGGCTACATCGTACTTCTCACGCATGTCTGCGATTTCCATTTCAGATAGTCTGATCTCCTTTTCAAGGAAAGCCAGCATACCCCTGGCTATTAGTTCTTCCTGTGAGATGTTAACAATTTTACCCACTTCTTTAAGGGTGTCCATGTTCCTTCCTCTAAAATACTATGTTCTGTCTTATAGATTATTTTTGTAAATTTAAACATATATTTTTTAGGCGAGAAGATTGAAAGAGTAATCTGCTCTAGTAATAAGTTTTAGTAGAAATGCTTCCGACAATTTCCGGCATGAAGGGGATTAGATCATAATTGCATGTAATCCAATAAACAAGTTTTATATTTGCCTAATAATAAGGATTGAAGGCTTTAGAATAATGAGAAATGAATAAATCAGTGAATTCTACCTCTCTAGAAAACATTATTTAAATATTCGAAAAGAAGGATGAATATGTTATTTTACAAAGGTAAGTTCAACACAATTGGGTTCTAATTCCAGGGCAGCTCTTCCCAGTAAATTCATATTTGCTTCTTTTTTTCCCTTAAGTATATAGTCAGTGACTGTTTGAGGTAGTAAAACTTTATAGGTTTGGGGTGTCTGCAGGACTTTAAAATCAGGGCAGATGAAGGCGACCAGTGATGTTATCCAAGTGTTTTTTGTGGAAATACCTTTCTCATTCAGGAAATTAATAAGATGTACTGTGTTTCTCCGGACCTGGGTTCCAGGATTGTTTTTGAGTTTCTTATATTTTCCGTGTTTGTGGTACAGCCATTCGTTGCCTTTTATGCGGTAACTTCCACTGTAGTTTTTGGTTTCTATGACGTATATGCCAGTGGGTCCAATTACAACATGATCAATGTTACCTCTTTTTCCAGGTAAGTTCACATCGTTATACACTATATTCTTAACCAGACTTACCGGTAATTGCCGGCAATTGCCGGCAGTTGGATAATGTAGAACTAATAGAAGAATACATTATTTCCTAAACATAAACAGCACACATCTTAATTATTATAGTATACAATTTCTCACTAAACTCAGGAAATCTTAGTTTTGGTTTACAATCCCTTTTTCCACCAATGTTATTGTAATAAATTAATCTTGCAGTATACATAATTCACTTTTTAGATTTCCTTTTTTACAATTTGGGCATTTGACAGTAATATTATCAGGAAATAATAAAAATACATCACGCGATCCACATTCAGGACACTTATTTTCCATATCTTTACCATTTTTACGTTGCCATACTTTAACAATCTTTTGACAATTTAAACAATACAACTCATTGGAATAATCTGAATTGTTGTAACAAACACTCTTTACAAAGTTATCTGAAGTAGTAACACAAAAAGAGCAATTATCACATTGAATTTTGTTTACAGAACCCATATTTCCACCTCAATATTATTTATATAGATTGTTAGATTTAATATAAAAATTAGGCAATTTAACTGATTATAACACCTTTTTCACCATTAAATTGCCAAGGAAGTTCATTGGATAAAATTTCTTGTATTCGATTTGAAATTTCATCTGTTTCTTCTCCACCTGGTTCATATATTTTACTTCCATTTTGTAACCTCACTTCAATTACAAATTGTATTAATTAGAGTTTGGTAAATTAATCGTCCCATTACTTCAAAGGTATTTTCACATGTTGTTTTAAATCCTAAAAGGAGTGATGCTTGAGTTATTAAACTCGTTTGTTCAGTAACAAAATACAATCTCTTTGACTATTTGACATTGTTAGCCGTTCTATTCCAGTGTAGATTAATGTATTTGTACTGTTGTTTACTATCTAGCGGTTTTGTGGTACAACCCGCTCTCAAATAGAATACAGGTCCATTGTTGGTTTCAACAAAGATTGGTTCGGGACTGGGTTTTATTTTAACTAAACAGACATTTTTATCATATTTTTCTTCAAAAGTTATCTTAATATGTTCCATAACATTTAACCCTAAATTATTTTCTATAACTTGAATTAACCTCTGTTCAAATCCATCTTTATTTTTCTTTTTTAGATAGGGTATGTCATGTTCAATACCATAAATCGTTCCATCATCTTCAACACCGATCAGGAGGATTCCTCCATTAAAGTTAAGGAAACCAGCTATGCTTTTTATGACTACATCCTGCAATATTTTATTTACATTTTTTTGGTTGACATCCCAAAGTAGGGTTGATTTAAACTCGATTTCTTCATTTTCACCTTTAATGAGGCAGTCATCAAGATTTAAATCTCTAAAACTAAGTTTTTCAGCAAAAGAAACAAATTCTAGTATTGTATTACATTTTTTGCCTAAAATAAACATTGATTCTGCGTAACAAGTGTTGATTACCTTTTCTAAATTCTCCTGACCACACCAGCATTCTTCTAATATTCCATGACCAATTTGTGTGGATATATCTTTTAGAACATATGAACAAAGAAATATATCATCAATGTAACCATATGGCCCGTATTTATCCTCTGGAATAACATCGTTGGGAGCAACAAAATAAGCAAGAGCTGTTGAAAGTTTCAATTTCATATCAACTGACAAATCATCGTTAATCAAAAGTGTTGTTAATAGTTGTAATAGATCTGGTCCGTGATCAATGAAACTTTCATATTTGCCTTCATAAAAGGATAAGTTTTCCTTGATATTGTCTGAGAAGTGCTTAAAATGTTGATAACAATGTGTTAAATTATCTTCATTGTAATCTATTTTTTCAGGTATTGGTGGGATTTGTAGCGAATAAATGAGATTATATCCAAACTTGGTAGGATTAAAAGTCTCAATTGGATGATTGGAATCATCTTCCAAATAATTGGCCAAATCTTCAGGTAACTCTCTTATTTCGCCGTTAGCCTCTTTCTCTTTCAAAATTCCAAGAAGTTCAACTTTATTAGGAAACATCGGGTCCGTTTTCATTAAGTGCATAACGTTATCTATCACATTACCACCAACGGAAATAGGTAGTTTTACTATTTTTTTAACAATCAATCTTACTTATTATGAACAATTGTATATATTTAATATATTAGATATTATTAAAGAAATCAAAAAGTTTAGATTGGTCTTTAGAACCTTTAGAAAGTTCTTTTGCCAATTCAGGTTCTTTTTTAAGTGCTAATTTTGTATCAATATAATCTCCAACATTTTGGTGTTCGTCAACGAACTTCCTGGCTTTGTTAATTTCATTATAAAGAGAAATACTATTAAACATCCTATTGAATGCATCTTTTTTTAAAAGTTCAACATTTTGGATACTTTGAGGATATTCATTTATATTGTAGTAATAATATGTTTCAGGGTCAAAAAGGCGGGTTCTATTTAAAACCCTTGCTATTTCTAGCTCCTGTTTGTCTTTAAATTTGTTCTTAAGTATATAATTCATCTCATCTTCTTTATTTGTTCCAGAACCTCCTCTTTGAGGTTCTCTGTAAATACCTAAGAAATCACAACCAATAAATGGAGCTAAAGCATTGGATGCTGTAGTTTTTGTATCAAGAATATGTCTATTGATCTCTTTTCTTACATGGGAAAAATACAAAACAGTACGATTTAGATTAAGATATTTTTCGATATTTCTCAATAAATACCTTACTCTTGTAAATTGAGTGCTAGAAATCTGACTTGCATGGAAATCAATCCATAAATTTGTATAACCTCTATATTTATAGGTTTTAATCAATTTCTCGAATTCATCTAGATTTAATTTAATAGGAACTGGAACAAATATGGGTTTATTATTAAAAGTAGAGAGAATACCG
This portion of the Methanobacterium petrolearium genome encodes:
- a CDS encoding acyltransferase family protein, producing MRKYYLDNLRWLIILILFPYHVLLIYSSVGSYYFHAANSVIANTFILTFAPWFMQLLFAIAGIATFYSLKRRDAKQYLEERISKLLLPTVAGVILVIPVSVYFGYLFNGYTGSFLTFWLSFFGNWPYYLEVGLLLGPLWFLLYLFIISLLALPIIMKYKNGTWKIPIEKVTLPKLLLLIIPLALGSFFLNLYPEKSIIQFLLLFLFGYFLLSDDRIQKKLEDRRWPLFTSFLVITIIYLLMVVPGIGSTTTTATTSTLTISSLIVMFLLKLFENAIMWLGVLGVMGMGKHYMEFKNPKTLYLSAVSFPIYIFHIVWINLFAYYIINWIPNLMAIQVVLIMGLSFVFTIATIEVVRRIKGVRFLFGIKG
- a CDS encoding toxin-antitoxin system TumE family protein, with translation MLQIYLSLVEIAENEFGDIVVFNRLLGGKTSNPNKLRLYIKDGTFLDIWLSKEGDYSYHWEQRSKRGLINRWDNAPDHKHLETFPHHFHAGNDETVTESRIEKEPKNAIKTVLTFIRERLIAIND
- a CDS encoding type II toxin-antitoxin system RelE family toxin translates to MSYDIYLSLDIKRLLKKLEKKDRQHYLNVEKKIGQIIENPYHYKPLRGDLSGSRRAHIGSYVLIYEINESGHYILFLKYQHHDNVYLK
- a CDS encoding nuclease-related domain-containing protein, which gives rise to MYNDVNLPGKRGNIDHVVIGPTGIYVIETKNYSGSYRIKGNEWLYHKHGKYKKLKNNPGTQVRRNTVHLINFLNEKGISTKNTWITSLVAFICPDFKVLQTPQTYKVLLPQTVTDYILKGKKEANMNLLGRAALELEPNCVELTFVK
- the gdhA gene encoding NADP-specific glutamate dehydrogenase: MTYVDDVLKELERKNPYEPEFIQTATEILRCLNVVFERHPEFQEAKILERFLEPERVVMFRVPWVDDNGEVQVNRGFRVQFNSALGPYKGGLRFHETVNLSILKFLGLEQILKNSLTGMSIGGAKGGSDFNPKGRSDAEVMRFCQSFMNELRNYIGPDVDVPAGDIGVGLREVGYMFGQYNRIANRHNCVLTGSGIEYGGSLVRKEATGYGLIYILEEALRAKGEVLEGKKIIVSGSGNVAIYAAEKAIQEGATVIGMSDSKGYIYDENGISIPFVKHIKEEERKCIYEYLNHFPDTIYKEGSYGLWNIKCDIALPCATQNELDEDSARKIIDNGVKYVAEGANKPSTPEATKLFLKSGLMFLPGKAANAGGVTTSVLEMAQRSSNMHWSFDEVDSRLKRNMVNIYRNIDKMAKEYGFEGNYVVGANIAGFIRVAKAMLAQGIV
- a CDS encoding RNA-binding domain-containing protein, whose product is MIDNVMHLMKTDPMFPNKVELLGILKEKEANGEIRELPEDLANYLEDDSNHPIETFNPTKFGYNLIYSLQIPPIPEKIDYNEDNLTHCYQHFKHFSDNIKENLSFYEGKYESFIDHGPDLLQLLTTLLINDDLSVDMKLKLSTALAYFVAPNDVIPEDKYGPYGYIDDIFLCSYVLKDISTQIGHGILEECWCGQENLEKVINTCYAESMFILGKKCNTILEFVSFAEKLSFRDLNLDDCLIKGENEEIEFKSTLLWDVNQKNVNKILQDVVIKSIAGFLNFNGGILLIGVEDDGTIYGIEHDIPYLKKKNKDGFEQRLIQVIENNLGLNVMEHIKITFEEKYDKNVCLVKIKPSPEPIFVETNNGPVFYLRAGCTTKPLDSKQQYKYINLHWNRTANNVK